Proteins found in one Planococcus citri chromosome 2, ihPlaCitr1.1, whole genome shotgun sequence genomic segment:
- the LOC135834798 gene encoding uncharacterized protein LOC135834798 has translation MCVLFSLVNLLLFVTYSSQSSLRIVSDDSSGQNDTSESLKNDADHAVIKHLHKIYNSDLKKKDTDVKQLLLLKQQYIVRNHIEEFETDFALSFVPDWSKVDKWSSPARQSIEIRRQKWEFIFDKHSDLHQVQSLAAELAKGGVNQSTFCREIAEAYFILSHNSYVYNRGPMPNTKDHKVSEYINDPMMEKSLKVFMHIFPDSNVTVNEAEELVQIPKSVYHKLLRKDTHVHLLRKHHDSEMRRQKDSYENKIKEIHKAHDEEMYTDTEMDTDSDTDTDTGSSGTGTDTDRDSS, from the exons atgtgtgTTTTATTTTCGTTAGTAAATTTACTTTTATTCGTTACTTACAGTTCTCAGTCGAGTCTACGG ATTGTAAGCGATGATTCTAGTGGTCAAAACGATACGAGCGAGTCACTAAAAAATGATGCAGATCACGCAGTCATAAAacatttgcataaaatttacaattccgATTTGAAGAAGAAAGATACCGACGTG AAACAACTCCTCTTGCTGAAACAACAATACATCGTCAGAAACCACATCGAAGAATTCGAAACCGATTTCGCCCTCAGTTTCGTACCAGATTGGTCGAAAGTTGACAAATGGAGTTCGCCTGCTCGCCAAAGTATCGAAATCCGTCGCCAAAAATGGGAATTCATCTTCGATAAACACTCCGACCTGCATCAAGTTCAAAGTTTGGCTGCAGAATTAGCTAAAGGCGGAGTCAATCAGTCCACGTTCTGTCGCGAGATCGCCGAAGCGTATTTTATCCTTTCCCATAATTCGTACGTTTACAACAGAGGACCGATGCCGAATACCAAAGATCATAAAGTCAGCGAATACATCAACGATCCGATGATGGAGAAAAGTCTCAAAGTTTTCATGCATATTTTCCCCGATTCCAATGTCACCGTGAATGAGGCTGAAGAATTG GTACAAATACCTAAATCGGTTTACCATAAATTACTACGTAAGGATACCCACGTTCATCTTCTCAGGAAACACCACGATTCGGAAATGAGGCGTCAAAAGGATAGCTACGAGAATAAAATCAAGGAGATCCATAAAGCACATGACGAAGAAATGTACACGGATACTGAAATGGATACGGATTCTGATACGGATACGGATACGGGTTCGTCTGGTACTGGAACAGATACCGATAGGGACTCgtcgtaa
- the LOC135834797 gene encoding clumping factor A-like: MSLKSNKMLLAFVVLYCSLVVDFGSVSARKIDKKRPPSSSSSEQDGELNALQKNTNHPVLKHLHQAYHNDMQKKETDLHQLLLLKQQYIARNHLEEFEIDFALNFVPDWSKIDRWSSTARQGIEIRRQKWEYIFEKHSDVSIVKSLADELANSGVNRSTFCKEIAEACFILSHNPYIYSKGPKLNENGHKVSELVRHPVMDKSLKIFMRTLPDSEFKFNETEELVKIPKSVYQSLLRKDVQINLLKKHHESEMKQKHGDHHSKNGHEHSHHSHHVETSPQPKTQSPETTNTTSEATTSATAEATAASSSSESSDSVLDSSKSSDTDTDTDTNTDTDTNTDTDTNTDTDTNTDTDTNTDTDTDVHTDTSGSESDDDTSGGAKDDSTSWEWSSDSD, translated from the exons ATGAGtctaaaatcgaataaaatgctTTTGGCGTTTGTTGTTTTGTATTGCTCTCTGGTCGTGGACTTTGGTTCAGTATCTGCTCGAAAAATA GATAAAAAACGTCCACCCTCCTCTTCATCTTCAGAACAAGATGGCGAACTCAATGCGTTGCAAAAAAACACCAATCACCCTGTCCTAAAACATCTTCATCAAGCTTACCATAACGATATGCAAAAGAAAGAAACCGATTTA catCAACTTCTTCTCCTGAAACAACAATATATCGCCAGAAACCACCTGGAAGAATTCGAGATCGATTTCGCCCTGAATTTCGTACCCGATTGGTCGAAAATTGACAGATGGAGTTCTACCGCTCGACAAGGTATCGAAATACGTCGTCAAAAATGGGaatacattttcgaaaaacattcCGACGTGTCGATTGTGAAAAGCTTGGCGGATGAGTTGGCTAATTCTGGAGTCAATCGGTCAACATTTTGTAAGGAGATCGCCGAAGCTTGCTTTATACTTTCCCATAATCCGTATATTTATAGCAAAGGACCTAAGCTGAATGAAAATGGGCATAAAGTCTCCGAACTGGTTCGTCATCCTGTTATGGATAAAAGTCTGAAGATATTCATGCGTACTCTTCCCGATTCGGAGTTTAAATTCAACGAAACCGAGGAGCTG gtgaaaattcccaaatCAGTGTACCAGAGTTTGTTACGAAAAGATGTCCAAATCAACCTTCTGAAAAAACATCACGAGTCTGAGATGAAACAAAAGCACGGTGATCATCATTCGAAAAATGGGCACGAACACTCTCATCATAGTCATCATGTGGAAACCAGCCCTCAACCTAAAACTCAGAGCCCTGAAACCACTAATACCACGAGTGAGGCCACCACTAGTGCCACTGCTGAGGCCACCGCAGCCAGTTCGTCCTCTGAAAGTAGTGATTCGGTGCTTGATTCTTCCAAAAGTAGTGATACTGATACGGATACTGATACTAATACGGATACTGATACTAATACGGATACAGATACCAATACGGATACGGATACTAATACCGATACGGATACCAATACCGATACGGATACGGATGTCCATACCGATACTTCTGGCAGTGAGAGCGATGACGATACAAGTGGAGGAGCTAAGGATGACAGCACTTCTTGGGAGTGGTCAAGTGACTCTGATTAG